The Candidatus Fukatsuia endosymbiont of Tuberolachnus salignus nucleotide sequence GAGTCCAGCCGTCTGCGGACAACAAAACACACCGGATCCTGTCACAGACACGGCGGTCATGGCTTTGACGATGTTGGGCTTCGAGGGTAATTTTCTGGTCAGCAGTCAGCTCTATTTTCATGGCTATGAGCATGATCCTTATCGACTTCAAAATCAAGCATCTTCATTGATCACGGGTATATACGGAAAAATCTATCATTAAACCATCCGTATCCACAGCCGAGATCGACAACATTCGGTCCTTCCACCGTAGCGGGTCACATATCAACGATTGTCTGCCACTCCGGTGCGCCATATTGATATTTATAACAGGAACATGACAAGAAATGAACAACTTATTGCCACGATAGTATAACATCACGGAGTTGTACATTAGTATGTGTTATATAATAATCTGCCAGATATCACTATGGAGAATATTATGGCATTTTAAACAAAACGGACATGACACTTGCTCGACGCTATTGATTCGCGTAAAACTATTGGCAGTAAATTCCCTAACTCAACAGATTTTCACTGGACACTATGTTTCAAAATAACCCGCTGCTGGCGCAGCTTAAAAAGCAATTACATATTCAAACCCCCCGCATTGAAGGGGTGGTTAAAGGTACGGAAAAAAGCTTTGGCTTCCTTGAAGTTGATGGGCAGAAAAGTTATTTCATCCCTCCACCACAGATGAAAAAAGTTATGCACGGTGACCGCGTGCTTGCCGTTTTACGTACCGATAAAAATCGTGAAATTGTTGAGCCAGAAAGCTTGGTAGAACCATTTTTATCTCGCTTTGTAGGGCGAATACAAAAAACAGACCAGTGCTTATTTATTATCCCTGATCATCCACTGTTAAGAGATGCGATACCTTGTAGCAAAGCACCTGAACTCACTCACAATTTCCAGAACGGTGACTGGGCAGTAGCTGAATGACGATTACAGCAAGTGGCGCTTTGGGTGATGACATCCAATTTTCTGTTGCTTGGATAGAATCAAAAGCCAAACTAGTTTATGACCAGATTTCTGATTGGTTGGAAAATCGGGGTGACTGGCAACCACAAAATAGCGAAATTACAGCACAGATCACACTGTTACAACGCGTCTGTAATGCACGTGATAAGTGGCGTCGACAACATGCTTTGGTGTTTAAAGATCACCCTGACTACCGTTTTTCACTGGGTGAAAAAGGTGAGGTATTGGACATCATCGTTGAGCAACGTCGTATTGCCAACCGCATTGTTGAAGAGTGCATGATTGCTGCCAACATTTGTGCAGCAATCATGCTCCGCGCCGAGCTTGGTTTTGGTATCTATAATGTGCATGCTGGCTTTGATCCAGTCATGGTTGAACAAGTAAGCAATGTACTTAAAACTTACGACATTGATACTGATCCCAAAGCTCTATTGACCCTGGAAGGTTTCTGCCAATTACGTCGTCATCTAGATACCTTACCGACACCGTTCCTTGATGGTCGTATCCGCCGTTTTCAGACCTTCGCAGAAATTAGTACTCAACTCAGCCCACATTTCGGATTAGGTCTGGAAGCTTATGCAACCTGGACTTCGCCAATCCGTAAATATGGTGATATGGTTAATCATCGTCTGTTAAAAGCGATTATCAATCGTCAGCAGGTAAATAAGCCACAAGATGAGATCGGTATTCAATTGGCAGAACGCCGTCGTTTGAACCGAATGGCGGAACGTGATGTAGGAGATTGGCTGTATGCTCGTTATTTGCAACCACTGGCCGGTACTGATAGACGGTTTTCTGCTGAGATTATTGACGTCACACGTGGGGGGGTGCGGGTACGTTTATTGGAAAACGGAGCAATGGCTTTTATTCCAGGATCATTCATTCATGCGGTACGCGACGAGTTGACTTGTAGCCAAGAAGCCGGAAGCGTCCAAATCAAAGGAAAAACGATTTTCCGCCAAAATGATAATATTGAAGTACAGCTTGTTGAAGTACGAATGGGAAGCCGTAATGTGATTGCACGTCCTATTTAAATTATCTGAAAAGTAAGGCACAGTCGCTGAGTTTTATGGAAATTGGTAATAGCGGTCAGCAGGTTGCCAATTTCTTGATTATTCCTGGTACAATTTAACATAATATACATTATACGAATTAACGGAGTTTTGGTGTATTCTAGTGTCTGTCCTTGTCTGTATGTATAATCGAAAGTATGGGGAAATTATGTTAGCTATCCAACTGCCTATTGAAATCGAAGACCGATTAGACCACCTTGCCGAAATGACTGGCAAAACAAAGAGATTTTACGTAGAAGAAGCTGTTCTGACTCATCTTGAAGATCTCGAAGATTATTATCAAGCTGCGGAAGTATCAGCACGAGTAAAACAAGGTAAAGAACAAGTTTATAGCGTCCAAGATGTAAGGAATGCACTTGGTCTGGAAGATTAATTATACCGAAAAAGCGCTCAGATCCTTGCGTAAAATGGATAAGCACAATGCCCGCCGCATCGTTGATTACCTCAATAAGCGCATAGCTCCACATGAAAATCCGAGGCTATTAGGTAAACAGCTTAAAGGTTCCCTTGGAGATTTTTGGCGTTATCGAATGGGTGATTATCGTATATTATGCGAAATCCATGATGATGAATTGGTGATCCTCGCGGCAACCATAGGTCATCGCCGAGAAGTTTATGACTTAATATCCCCCAAATAATCGTATGAAAGTTCTGCCCTGACGCGCCTAACGGCTTGTCCAACCCTTTACACCAACAAGAAACCTTGTTGGCGCTCAGCGTTTTCATTTTGCTACCAAGTGCTGGCAATTTTTTCGTGTTCAAAATCTGTCATTATTATGCTCCGTCGCCATTAAAACACCTTCGTTGTCTGCCTCCTTTCAATACAAACAACACCAGGCGAACATGAAATACGGTCAGCAACCCCGTCAATGAACAGGATTCAAATTTAATCTTGGCTTCCGCTATCGTCTGTTTAACGACTTTATACGAAATTGAACGTAACACCGCGATCTCTTTTTGGGACACGCCGAGAGAAAAAAGCATCGCAGTTTCAAACTGAACCGGCGTTAACTCAGGAAACAAGTTGCGTAATTCAGGATATTGGGTAGGATCAAAAACAGCCATAATCAAAGCCTCATTTTGGTTGCGGTCAGCTGCATGATCGGATTCACAGTCCGGTTATGCAGCGCTCAATTGTACATAATACATAACATGATTTCACATTGCCTTACTACT carries:
- the relB gene encoding type II toxin-antitoxin system RelB family antitoxin produces the protein MLAIQLPIEIEDRLDHLAEMTGKTKRFYVEEAVLTHLEDLEDYYQAAEVSARVKQGKEQVYSVQDVRNALGLED
- a CDS encoding helix-turn-helix transcriptional regulator, which translates into the protein MAVFDPTQYPELRNLFPELTPVQFETAMLFSLGVSQKEIAVLRSISYKVVKQTIAEAKIKFESCSLTGLLTVFHVRLVLFVLKGGRQRRCFNGDGA
- a CDS encoding type II toxin-antitoxin system RelE/ParE family toxin — its product is MVWKINYTEKALRSLRKMDKHNARRIVDYLNKRIAPHENPRLLGKQLKGSLGDFWRYRMGDYRILCEIHDDELVILAATIGHRREVYDLISPK